Below is a window of Drosophila miranda strain MSH22 chromosome 3, D.miranda_PacBio2.1, whole genome shotgun sequence DNA.
AGTCCAGACGGCAAATTCCTCTATGCGGGAGCCAAGTCTCAGTTCGTCCTGAAATGGTCCACGCAGAATGGAAAGGTCTTGGACAAATGCGATGTTTTGCCACACCGAGAAGAGCCCGAAACTGGCAAGAAGAGACGCTCCCATGTCATAGCCATCTGCCTGTCCACGGACATGAAGTACATGGCTCTGGCCGAGGGCGGTCCTCATATACAAATCTGGTGCCCACAAACGATGAAGCATGTAAAGACACTGAAGGGTCACAGAGATTGCGTTGCAGGCCTGGTCTTTCGAAAAGGAACGCACGACTTGTACTCCGCAGCTAAGGATCGTTCTGTGAAGATTTGGTCGCTGGACGAGATGGCCTATGTGGAGAGTTTGTAAGTTTAAAACAGTGTAAACATGCAAACATTTTTTGAACCGTTTTATCTCCAGATTTGGTCATCAAACAGGAGTCACCAGCATAGATGCCCTGAGTCGAGAGCGAGCCATTACCGCAGGCGGTTCAGATTGTTCCTTGCGCATTTGGAAGATTACAGAAGAATCGCAGCTGATCTACAATGGACACAAGGACAGCATTGAGTGTGTCAAGTTAATGAACGATGAACACTTTGTGTCAGGTGGTGTGGATGGGTAAAATATAGCGTAAATATCGCGCACTGATAGATACTAAAATTTCGTAACATTTGCAGTGCTATCAGTTTGTGGAGCGCCCTAAAGAAGAAACCCATTTGCACCACACAGCTGGCCCATGGTGTAGGAGAAAACGGCGTCGCCAACTGGATAACAGCAATTGCTGTGGTGGTCAATACGGATTTAGTGGCAACAGGTTGGATAGATTCTTTAATTTCTATTTCCGCCTTCTCTTACGTTCTCTATCATATTCAGGCTCCTTTGATGGCTTTGTGAAACTCTGGCAAACGAATCCAAATGCCCGCAAGTTGCAACAGATTCAAAGCATACCCATAACTGGCTTCATTAATGGCCTTACCTTTAATGCCGATGGCACTAAACTTTATGTGGGCGTCGGGCAGGAGCATCGACTGGGTCGTTGGTGGCGACACAAAGAGGCCAAGAATAATGTAGTTGTAGTTGATATAGTGTTACAAAATGCGACCGGCAAGTAGGTTAACTTCTATGTTTAAGTGAAGTTGTATAGAGAAATATGGATAGAATTCCTAACTTTTTATCAGGCTTTTCCTATCATTTATTAAAACGAATTAAAATCCTGATCAAATGATTGGCCCTAAACAACCCCAACTAACCTTTTCAGAGGAAAAATACACATAATTGAAAGGAGTAGAAAATTATCTGGATATTCTTTGATGTTAATACCAATTGAATGTCTTAATCGGTAATATCGCGTATATATTTCTAAAGAATGGCGGTACTGTTTGGAGGTTTCATGTGATATGCATTTCGGTTGCATTTCAATTTTGTTGAGTTATTTTAATGGAGAAAATTCAAATCAGAGTTTAAAATAAATTCATCGTCTTTGTAAGTTGAATTTTAGCGCCAGCTATATTTAACAGTGTCCTAGATAAATATATCTCAAATATATGCTCAAATTTTGTGGGATCTTTTCGTGGTGGCATTTTTCATTGCAGCAATGTCCCTATATTCCTACGCGCTTTCCCCTTATTTgttaaaccttattttagaCACAATTTAACAAAAGGGATTTCTATAAGTAGCTAATCTTATAGAAAATTAATTCATCAATCGAATGAAAATTTGCGTTCAGGTTGAGGGGCCTGCATTATCAAatcgaatatcaaaatcgacgAATATGACTTGATCATGGCCAGAGAACAATTAACCCATTGTCGACCAGTGGGTATTAAAATACGCTCCACGAAAATAATTAACCTTTAAGAGGTGAGAGATATCGTGAGGTTTTTGTAATTAATGAGGAAGGATAGGAAGGAGcatttacaaaaatattttatttcgCGATTTAGCTCAAGGAAACACAGTGGAAAcactgtttaaatagaggggggacaagtgggctaagttcgggTCGGACGGGCATACTTTATTAacaaatccgcggtcacactgtaCGAAAGTGTTTTCATCCGCAATTTTCCATATTTTTCCAATAAATTCAACTGGAGGGAATTGACTTCTACACCAGGAGCTTCCACTGCGTTGGCTTTGTAAGGTCATTATAATACATATTAGCGACTAAAATAGAACATATTGCGTGTGAGTGCTCCGTCTGTCTCATTTTTGTTTCTGTCGCCTTGTGTTGGTTGCAAACTCCAAATACCAGGCgacatcatcatcgtcatgtTTTCTGTTGCGTTCGCCTTTCCCGTCTTCTCCGTTGTGCCGGATTATAAATAGTTGTGTGAGTATGTCCGTTGTATGTACATTACTCCGTCTGCGTCTGTGTCGGTTTGAGGCCGAGTTGATTTTCGGTGCCAATTATTAGTTCAGTTCCAACAACAAGAACACGGAACGGAGTGTCGAAGCAACGGCAAAAAGTTAGCAAAGCGGAACTGGAATTGTAGATGACAGTGCCGTTAGAGCTGCTCCCATCTTCTAAGCTGTCGATCGCGGCAGCAACGCAACAATGTGTGCATGCATACATCCATACGTGCATATGGACGGCACGAAACTGGAGAGCAGCTAAACCAAGAGTCGTTTCCATTGATCTTCAGCTTGATATTGTTGCCCTCGAGACCCCAACACAGTCACAGCTCGGTCATTTGTCGCAGCAGTCTGGTGCCCAAAAAGAGCGATCGCAACGATCAGTAGTCCGTCGAGTTTCCGCTTTGCATAAATGGCAAATAATTGCCACCGCCCTCGTTCGCGGTGCCCGTGCTGTGTCTCGGCCAaccaccaacaccaaccaaGTGCTTGTGCTTTGTTTTAACGATTACACAAATAATTGCATTTCTCTTCGGGGCGCAGCGCTGTTCCGAGTGCACAGCACAGTAAATTAGAAATGGGCGTTAATTTGGTTGTGAGCAAGATAGCGAGCGTTTGCCTGGTCTGTGTAGCCCGGCTTCCGGAAGTCAATCTGTTATATTATTCCCCACAAATTTTAGAATTGTGAAGGCTCCCACAGCACACAGATTTCATAACTCAAAGCCAAAGTTCCCATGGATCGCAGCTTGGACTCCATTGGCAGCTGTTCACTCGATGTAGATGCGGACTCTTCCGATATATCAGGTATATGGTATATGGTATATGGTATGTGGGTTGCTGCCGAACCTAACCTCAATCTGAATGCTGCCTCGAATTTATTTATtggttttccttttgttttgcgTTTCAGCTACTTCTGCCTGTTCTTTGCTGTATTTTTATGTTTCTTTGCTTGCGTTCGTTCGCGACTTGACTGGCCAAAAGAGACTAACTCTGAATCTTCTTTCTATGACACATTGCAGATACCAGTGGCAGCCTGAACTTTCCAACGCCGCTTTCTGTGAAGGACATAACACGCGAGTTCACTGCTAACTTACGTGAACGCTGCATTCTGCGATCGCCGCAGCAGTTACAGTACACTACGACCGCCTTTGTAGATCCCGGGACGGGCTTGGTGCGTATGGTGCTGTCACCTGTTGGCGTCGAACCCGCCAATGAGCCGAACGCTGCAGGCGTCGATGTTGACATCGATGCTTGCGCTGAAGCCTCTTCCATTgtcaccgccaccgccgcagCTGAGAAAAAGCCTAGCTACTTGAACTTGGCCTGCAGCGTCAACGGATACTCCAATCTAACCACCTACGACTCGAAGATTCGTCAAGACATAAATAAGTCGCGTGAGGTCTCGCCCATCCGCCCCTCCACCAGTAGTCTGCAGTATTGCAAGCGCAATAATTCCCTGGCGGCCCCAGTTCTCAATAGCATGCCGCTCATCACTCAGCCCTGCACGCCCAGCAAGTATAGCCTGGTCGAGGCGAGCAACAATAATAAGGGGCACGGTCCGGAGAATGGAGCAGATTCTGGTATCGCCCAATGTAATGGCAGTGCCAATGGAAGCAGCAGCGGCACGAATGGCTCAACTAGCAGCTTCATAAAGTCGCGTGTTGAGCGCCTATACGGCGCAAATGCTTTGACCCAAGTATTGTACAGCCCCAAGAAGCATGGCCGGGCCAATTCACCATCTTCAGCGTGGACGTCGAAGTATCAGCTTGAAGTGGAGTGCCCGCAAAACTCGGAGTTGGCGCGAAAATTTAAACAGCTTTCTCCCAGCAAGGACTACGGAGAATTTCGGAAAAAGCTGCACAATAATTGCTCCCAGGCTGTATCGCCGAGAAAGATAGAGCCTTTGTCAGGCAAAAACGGTGAAGTGGACTTGCCTGTATTCAGGCACCTAAGTCATGAGTTCCGTGCCCAGTTACCCACGGTATCGCCGAAGCGAAGTGTACCTCGGTCCTTAGGTGCCTCAGAGGTGAATCTGGCCACAGAGGAATCACAGTCGGCACCAGCTCCAATAGATGTTGTTGACCACGAGCCCGTAAAAATTGCCCAATTGGATTCTGAGCAGTATATTGGGATCACCAAAATTATTACAGCCCCCCAAATGGAAAAGGATGGAAATCATTTTCTTAAAATACTCAAAGGCGAACAGGATCGTCTGTTAGCGCTGGCCGCTCTTGCTGAAAAGTACATAGATGCCTTAGCTGTAAGAGACCTACCTGATATTTAATGGAGTTGTTCGTTTGTTAACAATATGAAACATAAATTTCCGCAGAATAATCCTGATATCACAGAGGACacctttggattgctgcgggCTGCCTCTGGGAAGGCCCGTCTTCTGGCCTCGAAGAAAATGAAACAATTTGAGGGTGCGTGATCAACAGCTACTTACTCCTTGGTGTGCAATTCATTTCGCTTATTTCTGGTTTACAGGCCTATGTCACAACAATTTGAATCCCTCACCAGAGGATGCGTTCCCCACAACAGTCGACGATTTGCAAGGATTCTGGGACATGGTTTATTTGCAGGTGACCCAGGTTGATTCCATTTTTGCCGATATTGATCAGCTTAAAATGAATGATTGGAAGGTGGGTACTAAAAAATTAGCATCTTATTCACTATAACCGTTTGTATGGGTTATTCCAGGCCACAGCTGAACCGCCCGCGGTGGAGACGGTGTCTAAAACGATAAAATCGACGAAAACGGGACTTTTTAAAGCGAAAACTGCCGGATCGACAAAAATCGCGAGTGCGAATGGATCGAAATCCGCTGCTGCGAATTCGATGGCAGCACTGCGACGAGAAGCCCAGAGGAAGCAATTACTGGAGATGAAGCGTCAGCGCCGTGAGGCCATGGCCGCTGTGACAAATAGTCCAACTGCCTGTGATGACGGCGCAGGGCAGCAGGGGGAAGGAATCGGCGGGGATAGTTCTGCCTTTTTGGGCGTCAAGAACAGCAGCTAAATAGTGCTCATTGCAACCGGCAATACATGCTCTCTAGGTATAAATGTATTTAATCTTAACACACTTAACACTCACAAATGTAAACCACACCCATACTCGTACACACAAACATAACAAGAACATACTACATATGCTTAGAAATTCCTAGTTGAATTAATCCTTAACTAGTCCCAACTAAAATGCACATAGTGGAGCTGGACTGCTTAACCATAGAGCTGTTACATCTGTGTTTTACAAAGTGTCACAAACGTAGAGACCAAAAGCAGGGTCGATAGAGCGAGCGCAACATCATCGATAGCGACGTTGAAGGATTTTTAGCGCCTTGAATTACTTATAAAATTTGCCTTATCTGCGCTCGTTAAGCAACTTAGCTGTACGCATTCTAAGCTACTTGAAATTGTTCATGACAGTTATAAAAGACATTTTTTCTTGTGTTATAACACAAGAAAtaagtacaaaaaaaaacaacaaaaaaaacgctAACAAACCCCTTGTATTAGACAAATCGATCTTTTATACTAATTTTTTGAATGTAACGAATCTAAATTATACACGcatatatatttttctggCATATTAACAGCTGCATGAACTGAGATTGATTATTCTAGTGTTGAAGTTGTGAAGTGAAGCTGCAAGTAAGAAAGCACTCTCAATCTCACTCTCAATTAAGTTGTAATGTTTTGTAATAAATTATTTTTCACATGTGGTAACAAAAAGTTAGCAAAGCAGAACTGGAATTGTAGATGACAGTGCCGTTAGAGCTGCTCCCATCTTCTAAGCTGTCGATCGCGGCAGCAACGCAACAATGTGTGCATGCATACATCCATACGTGCATATGGACGGCACGAAACTGGAGAGCAGCTAAACCAAGAGTCGTTTCCATTGATCTTCAGCTTGATATTGTTGCCCTCGAGACCCCAACACAGTCACAGCTCGGTCATTTGTCGCAGCAGTCTGGTGCCCAAAAAGAGCGATCGCAACGATCAGTAGTCCGTCGAGTTTCCGCTTTGCATAAATGGCAAATAATTGCCACCGCCCTCGTTCGCGGTGCCCGTGCTGTGTCTCGGCCAaccaccaacaccaaccaaGTGCTTGTGCTTTGTTTTAACGATTACACAAATAATTGCATTTCTCTTCGGGGCGCAGCGCTGTTCCGAGTGCACAGCACAGTAAATTAGAAATGGGCGTTAATTTGGTTGTGAGCAAGATAGCGAGCGTTTGCCTGGTCTGTGTAGCCCGGCTTCCGGAAGTCAATCTGTTATATTATTCCCCACAAATTTTAGAATTGTGAAGGCTCCCACAGCACACATATTCCATAACTCAAAGCCAAAGTTCCCATGGATCGCAGCTTGGACTCCATTGGCAGCTGTTCACTCGATGTAGATGCGGACTCTTCCGATATATCAGGTATATGGTATATGGTATATGGTATGTGGGTTGCTGCCGAACCTAACCTCAATCTGAATGCTGCCTCGAATTTATTTATtggttttccttttgttttgcgTTTCAGCTACTTCTGCCTGTTCTTTGCTGTATTTTTATGTTTCTTTGCTTGCGTTCGTTCGCGACTTGACTGGCCAAAAGAGACTAACTCTGAATCTTCTTTCTATGACACATTGCAGATACCAGTGGCAGCCTGAACTTTCCAACGCCGCTTTCTGTGAAGGACATAACACGCGAGTTCACTGCTAACTTACGTGAACGCTGCATTCTGCGATCGCCGCAGCAGTTACAGTACACTACGACCGCCTTTGTAGATCCCGGGACGGGCTTGGTGCGTATGGTGCTGTCACCTGTTGGCGTCGAACCCGCCAATGAGCCGAACGCTGCAGGCGTCGATGTTGACATCGATGCTTGCGCTGAAGCCTCTTCCATTgtcaccgccaccgccgcagCTGAGAAAAAGCCTAGCTACTTGAACTTGGCCTGCAGCGTCAACGGATACTCCAATCTAACCACCTACGACTCGAAGATTCGTCAAGACATAAATAAGTCGCGTGAGGTCTCGCCCATCCGCCCCTCCACCAGTAGTCTGCAGTATTGCAAGCGCAATAATTCCCTGGCGGCCCCAGTTCTCAATAGCATGCCGCTCATCACTCAGCCCTGCACGCCCAGCAAGTATAGCCTGGTCGAGGCGAGCAACAATAATAAGGGGCACGGTCCGGAGAATGGAGCAGATTCTGGTATCGCCCAATGTAATGGCAGTGCCAATGGAAGCAGCAGCGGCACGAATGGCTCAACTAGCAGCTTCATAAAGTCGCGTGTTGAGCGCCTATACGGCGCAAATGCTTTGACCCAAGTATTGTACAGCCCCAAGAAGCATGGCCGGGCCAATTCACCATCTTCAGCGTGGACGTCGAAGTATCAGCTTGAAGTGGAGTGCCCGCAAAACTCGGAGTTGGCGCGAAAATTTAAACAGCTTTCTCCCAGCAAGGACTACGGAGAATTTCGGAAAAAGCTGCACAATAATTGCTCCCAGGCTGTATCGCCGAGAAAGATAGAGCCTTTGTCAGGCAAAAACGGTGAAGTGGACTTGCCTGTATTCAGGCACCTAAGTCATGAGTTCCGTGCCCAGTTACCCACGGTATCGCCGAAGCGAAGTGTACCTCGGTCCTTAGGTGCCTCAGAGGTGAATCTGGCCACAGAGGAATCACAGTCGGCACCAGCTCCAATAGATGTTGTTGACCACGAGCCCGTAAAAAATGCCCAATTGGATTCTGAGCAGTATATTGGGATCACCAAAATTATTACTGCCCCCCAAATGGAAAAGGATGGAAATCATTTTCTTAAAATACTCAAAGGCGAACAGGATCGTCTGTTAGCGCTGGCCGCTCTTGCTGAAAAGTACATAGATGCCTTAGCTGTAAGAGACCTACCTGATATTTAATGGAGTTGTTCGTTTGTTAACAATATG
It encodes the following:
- the LOC117188508 gene encoding disks large-associated protein 4-like isoform X1; its protein translation is MDRSLDSIGSCSLDVDADSSDISDTSGSLNFPTPLSVKDITREFTANLRERCILRSPQQLQYTTTAFVDPGTGLVRMVLSPVGVEPANEPNAAGVDVDIDACAEASSIVTATAAAEKKPSYLNLACSVNGYSNLTTYDSKIRQDINKSREVSPIRPSTSSLQYCKRNNSLAAPVLNSMPLITQPCTPSKYSLVEASNNNKGHGPENGADSGIAQCNGSANGSSSGTNGSTSSFIKSRVERLYGANALTQVLYSPKKHGRANSPSSAWTSKYQLEVECPQNSELARKFKQLSPSKDYGEFRKKLHNNCSQAVSPRKIEPLSGKNGEVDLPVFRHLSHEFRAQLPTVSPKRSVPRSLGASEVNLATEESQSAPAPIDVVDHEPVKIAQLDSEQYIGITKIITAPQMEKDGNHFLKILKGEQDRLLALAALAEKYIDALANNPDITEDTFGLLRAASGKARLLASKKMKQFEGLCHNNLNPSPEDAFPTTVDDLQGFWDMVYLQVTQVDSIFADIDQLKMNDWKATAEPPAVETVSKTIKSTKTGLFKAKTAGSTKIASANGSKSAAANSMAALRREAQRKQLLEMKRQRREAMAAVTNSPTACDDGAGQQGEGIGGDSSAFLGVKNSS
- the LOC117188508 gene encoding disks large-associated protein 4-like isoform X2 encodes the protein MVYDTSGSLNFPTPLSVKDITREFTANLRERCILRSPQQLQYTTTAFVDPGTGLVRMVLSPVGVEPANEPNAAGVDVDIDACAEASSIVTATAAAEKKPSYLNLACSVNGYSNLTTYDSKIRQDINKSREVSPIRPSTSSLQYCKRNNSLAAPVLNSMPLITQPCTPSKYSLVEASNNNKGHGPENGADSGIAQCNGSANGSSSGTNGSTSSFIKSRVERLYGANALTQVLYSPKKHGRANSPSSAWTSKYQLEVECPQNSELARKFKQLSPSKDYGEFRKKLHNNCSQAVSPRKIEPLSGKNGEVDLPVFRHLSHEFRAQLPTVSPKRSVPRSLGASEVNLATEESQSAPAPIDVVDHEPVKIAQLDSEQYIGITKIITAPQMEKDGNHFLKILKGEQDRLLALAALAEKYIDALANNPDITEDTFGLLRAASGKARLLASKKMKQFEGLCHNNLNPSPEDAFPTTVDDLQGFWDMVYLQVTQVDSIFADIDQLKMNDWKATAEPPAVETVSKTIKSTKTGLFKAKTAGSTKIASANGSKSAAANSMAALRREAQRKQLLEMKRQRREAMAAVTNSPTACDDGAGQQGEGIGGDSSAFLGVKNSS
- the LOC108160544 gene encoding U3 small nucleolar RNA-interacting protein 2 yields the protein MSSSFFLKAGAKANKKRKNPAATKGKGVKTAAKSGKSGFQNARAEGPVPKKQRRPKEKDEEIESDDEEYNSDLGDGGHNTLAFSSDEGEEETAQDKRLRLAKQYLSEIEKQESERAEDRELGQSVEQRLQTDYLDSVGKLRRNIAGNLKTNEVTSVLKHKLHHMPICALALSPDGKFLYAGAKSQFVLKWSTQNGKVLDKCDVLPHREEPETGKKRRSHVIAICLSTDMKYMALAEGGPHIQIWCPQTMKHVKTLKGHRDCVAGLVFRKGTHDLYSAAKDRSVKIWSLDEMAYVESLFGHQTGVTSIDALSRERAITAGGSDCSLRIWKITEESQLIYNGHKDSIECVKLMNDEHFVSGGVDGAISLWSALKKKPICTTQLAHGVGENGVANWITAIAVVVNTDLVATGSFDGFVKLWQTNPNARKLQQIQSIPITGFINGLTFNADGTKLYVGVGQEHRLGRWWRHKEAKNNVVVVDIVLQNATGK
- the LOC117188508 gene encoding disks large-associated protein 4-like isoform X3; this translates as MVLSPVGVEPANEPNAAGVDVDIDACAEASSIVTATAAAEKKPSYLNLACSVNGYSNLTTYDSKIRQDINKSREVSPIRPSTSSLQYCKRNNSLAAPVLNSMPLITQPCTPSKYSLVEASNNNKGHGPENGADSGIAQCNGSANGSSSGTNGSTSSFIKSRVERLYGANALTQVLYSPKKHGRANSPSSAWTSKYQLEVECPQNSELARKFKQLSPSKDYGEFRKKLHNNCSQAVSPRKIEPLSGKNGEVDLPVFRHLSHEFRAQLPTVSPKRSVPRSLGASEVNLATEESQSAPAPIDVVDHEPVKIAQLDSEQYIGITKIITAPQMEKDGNHFLKILKGEQDRLLALAALAEKYIDALANNPDITEDTFGLLRAASGKARLLASKKMKQFEGLCHNNLNPSPEDAFPTTVDDLQGFWDMVYLQVTQVDSIFADIDQLKMNDWKATAEPPAVETVSKTIKSTKTGLFKAKTAGSTKIASANGSKSAAANSMAALRREAQRKQLLEMKRQRREAMAAVTNSPTACDDGAGQQGEGIGGDSSAFLGVKNSS
- the LOC108159774 gene encoding disks large-associated protein 4 isoform X1, translating into MDRSLDSIGSCSLDVDADSSDISDTSGSLNFPTPLSVKDITREFTANLRERCILRSPQQLQYTTTAFVDPGTGLVRMVLSPVGVEPANEPNAAGVDVDIDACAEASSIVTATAAAEKKPSYLNLACSVNGYSNLTTYDSKIRQDINKSREVSPIRPSTSSLQYCKRNNSLAAPVLNSMPLITQPCTPSKYSLVEASNNNKGHGPENGADSGIAQCNGSANGSSSGTNGSTSSFIKSRVERLYGANALTQVLYSPKKHGRANSPSSAWTSKYQLEVECPQNSELARKFKQLSPSKDYGEFRKKLHNNCSQAVSPRKIEPLSGKNGEVDLPVFRHLSHEFRAQLPTVSPKRSVPRSLGASEVNLATEESQSAPAPIDVVDHEPVKNAQLDSEQYIGITKIITAPQMEKDGNHFLKILKGEQDRLLALAALAEKYIDALANNPDITEDTFGLLRAASGKARLLASKKMKQFEGLCHNNLNPSPEDAFPTTVDDLQGFWDMVYLQVTQVDSIFADIDQLKMNDWKATAEPPAVETVSKTIKSTKTGLFKAKTAGSTKIASANGSKSAAANSMAALRREAQRKQLLEMKRQRREAMAAVTNSPTACDDGAGQQGEGIGGDSSAFLGVKNSS
- the LOC108159774 gene encoding disks large-associated protein 4 isoform X2 — translated: MVYDTSGSLNFPTPLSVKDITREFTANLRERCILRSPQQLQYTTTAFVDPGTGLVRMVLSPVGVEPANEPNAAGVDVDIDACAEASSIVTATAAAEKKPSYLNLACSVNGYSNLTTYDSKIRQDINKSREVSPIRPSTSSLQYCKRNNSLAAPVLNSMPLITQPCTPSKYSLVEASNNNKGHGPENGADSGIAQCNGSANGSSSGTNGSTSSFIKSRVERLYGANALTQVLYSPKKHGRANSPSSAWTSKYQLEVECPQNSELARKFKQLSPSKDYGEFRKKLHNNCSQAVSPRKIEPLSGKNGEVDLPVFRHLSHEFRAQLPTVSPKRSVPRSLGASEVNLATEESQSAPAPIDVVDHEPVKNAQLDSEQYIGITKIITAPQMEKDGNHFLKILKGEQDRLLALAALAEKYIDALANNPDITEDTFGLLRAASGKARLLASKKMKQFEGLCHNNLNPSPEDAFPTTVDDLQGFWDMVYLQVTQVDSIFADIDQLKMNDWKATAEPPAVETVSKTIKSTKTGLFKAKTAGSTKIASANGSKSAAANSMAALRREAQRKQLLEMKRQRREAMAAVTNSPTACDDGAGQQGEGIGGDSSAFLGVKNSS